In Streptomyces sp. Li-HN-5-11, the sequence GAGGGAGTAGTGATCGGGATGCGTACGGGCAGTGAACCGACGACCGCGCGCAGTGCTCTGCGGGCGCGGTTCTGGCTGAGCCTGTGGGGACTGGTCTGGGCGGTCTTCGGTACGGTCGTGTTCGTTCTGGTCGGGCGGCCCGGGTGGGCGGCGGCCTGCGCGGCGCTGTGGCTGGTGATCAGCGTCGACTTCACGATGATCGTCCGGCATCGGCGGCAGGGCCCGCACTACCAGCCGGGGCGCGACGTCCCACCGTACTGGCCGCCGGAGAAACGGCGCCGGTAGCCCCGGCATGCCGGTCGGACCGGCGGCTCAGGTGTCGAACTGGGCGCGCTGCAGGTACTGCGGGTTCGGGTCCAGCGCCGCCGCCAGCCGGAAGTGGCGCTTGGCCTGGTCGGGGCGGCCCTGCCGCTCGTAGGTGCGGGCGAGTGCGAAGTGCGCGAACGCGTTGTCCGGCTCGCGCTCCAGGACGACGGTGAACTCCAGCTCGGCGGGTCTCAGTTGCGCGGCCGCGAAGAAGGCACGCGCGCGCAGCAGGCGGGCGGCCGTGTTCTCCGGGTGCGCGGCTATGACTCCGTCGAGCAGCTTCACCGCGCCACGCGGATCCCGCGCGGCGAGCAGCTGCTCGGCGGCGCGGAAGTCGATGACATGCGTCTCCGGAGTACGTCCGGTCGAACCGCTGGTCTCGGGCACAGCAAAGTCCTTCCCTCGCTGGAAGGATTCAACGCCCCGCCCGGACAACCCTATTCCTGGGCACCCGCGTGCGGGGCGCCGGAGCGGGCCCTGCGGACGAGCTCGGCCCAGACCTCCCGCACCCGCTCCCGCAGCCGCTGAAGCGACACGTCGTTGTCGATGACGATGTCCGCGATCTCCAGGCGCTTCTCCCTCGTCGCCTGGGCGGCCATGCGCGCGCGTGCGTCCTCCTCGGTCATGCCGCGCAGCCGTACGAGCCGGTCGAGCTGGGTCTCGGGGCTCGCGTCGACGACGATCACGAGGTCGTACAGCGGTGCCAGGGCGTTCTCCGTGAGGAGCGGGACGTCGTGGACCACGACGGCGTCCTCCGGGGCGGCCGCCTCGAGCTCACGGGAGCGGGCGCCGACCAAGGGGTGCACGATCGCGTTCAGGACGGCGAGCTTCTGCGGGTCGGCGAAGACGATGGAGCCGAGCCTCGGCCGGTCCAGGCCGCCGTCCGCGGCGAGCACCTCGCGGCCGAAGGCCTCGACGACCGCGGCGAGGCCGGGCGTGCCCGGCGCGACGACCTCCCTCGCGATGCGGTCGGCGTCGATCAGCACGGCACCGCTCTCGGCGAGCAGCCGCGACACCTCGCTCTTACCGGCTCCGATGCCCCCGGTCAGGCCCACCTTCAGCATGAGCGGAAGCTTAGGACCTGCCACCGGCCGTGCGCGCGGCGGGCGTCAGCTGTCGCCCTCGCGCTCCGCCAGGAACCGTTCGAACTCGCGGCCGATCTCGTCGGCCGACGGAATGTCGACGGGCTCGGCGAGCATGTTGCCACGGGTCTCCGCGCCGGCGGCGGCGTCGTACTGGTGCTCGAGGCCCTGGACGAGCGCGGTGAGCTCCTCGTCACCCTCGCGGATCTGCCGGTCGATCTCGGTCTGCGTACGGTGGGCGTCGTTGCGCAGGGAGTGTGCGAGGCCCGGGAGGACCAGGCCGGTCGCCGCCGTGATGGCCTCCAGGGCCGTCAGCGCCGCGTCCGGGTACGCCGAGCGGGCGATGTAGTGCGGCACGTGTGCGGCGACTCC encodes:
- a CDS encoding tetratricopeptide repeat protein, encoding MPETSGSTGRTPETHVIDFRAAEQLLAARDPRGAVKLLDGVIAAHPENTAARLLRARAFFAAAQLRPAELEFTVVLEREPDNAFAHFALARTYERQGRPDQAKRHFRLAAALDPNPQYLQRAQFDT
- a CDS encoding DUF6343 family protein, with the protein product MRTGSEPTTARSALRARFWLSLWGLVWAVFGTVVFVLVGRPGWAAACAALWLVISVDFTMIVRHRRQGPHYQPGRDVPPYWPPEKRRR
- the coaE gene encoding dephospho-CoA kinase — encoded protein: MLKVGLTGGIGAGKSEVSRLLAESGAVLIDADRIAREVVAPGTPGLAAVVEAFGREVLAADGGLDRPRLGSIVFADPQKLAVLNAIVHPLVGARSRELEAAAPEDAVVVHDVPLLTENALAPLYDLVIVVDASPETQLDRLVRLRGMTEEDARARMAAQATREKRLEIADIVIDNDVSLQRLRERVREVWAELVRRARSGAPHAGAQE